The sequence GCCAGCTGTGCCTCGACGACGCTGCGCACCTGCGGATTGGGATGAACCGGATAGACGATCTGCACATCGCCGCGGGTGGCAAGTACCTTGAGCGCGGTGCAGATGCGTTCGATGCCGTCGCCATGGTTCTCGCGGCGATGGCCGGTCACCAGCAGCAGCTTCTTGCCTTCGTCGAGGAAGGGGAAGCGTGAGGCCAGTGTGGCGTTGAGCGACAGGTCGGTATCCACGCGATCCGAGAAGTAGAGCAGGGTATCGATCACCGTATTGCCGGTGACGAAGATGCGGCTCGGATCCTTGCCTTCGGCGAGCAGGTTATCGCGGGCCTCGGCGGTCGGCGCGAAGTGCCAGGTGGCGATGTCGCCGGCGATGCGGCGATTGAGTTCCTCGGGGAAAGGGGAGTCGATGTTGTGACTGCGCAGGCCGGCTTCGACATGGGCGACCGGGATGCGCTTGTAGAAGGCGGCCAGGGCGGCGGTCATGGCCGTGGTCGTGTCGCCCTGTACCATGACGATATCGGGCTTTGACTGTTCGAGCACCTTTTCCATCCCCGTGAGGACCTTGGAGGTCACGTCGAACAGGGTCTGGCCGGGCTGCATGGCGTTGAGATCGTAGTCCACCGGCATCCCGGTCAAGCTGATGACGGAGTCGACCATTTCCCGGTGCTGCGCCGTGACGCAGATTTCCGTGACCAGATGGGGGTTCTCGAGAGCGGCACGCGCAATCGGGAAGCACTTGAGAGCCTCCGGACGCGTACCGAACACGATCAGGAGCTTCTTCTTGTTCCGATAGGGTTGCGAAATGAAGTTCATGGGGTAGTCCTTGCCGCAAAGCTACGGCGACCGACGCAATCACCGTGCTCCTTCTATAACGCCGCCGAGGCCCAGTTGTGTGTGAACTATTAACACATAGTTAACTTTTGCGGCGTTCACCCTGTTGGCGGTCTTCCCCTTGATAACCGTCCAAATACTCTGCATCTGACGGGCATGGCCGCGATTACTTCGAACAATTTGAATAAAATTGTAATCATTTTCGACCCGCTCGCGGTTCGGATGTGGCAGGTCGAGCTGTTGCAGCGTCTACGGGCGGCAGGCTATCGCGTCGGAGTACAACACCGCGCAACCTCTGCTCGCCCCCTGCATCGGCCTGACTGGATGTTGGCAATCGAGGCCAGGCGCTTTGGCAAAGGTCTCGCCCATCTGGTCGATGCACCGCCGGCGGAGCCCTTGGACAAGCCGCACCTGCTGATCGACCTGTCGGGCCAACCCGAAGAGGGGGACATCCCGACGCTCGCGCTGCGCTTTGATGGCCATCGCCAGTTTATCAATGGCCTAAGGCATATGCTGGCGACGGGTTCGCTGCCGGTCATCACAACTGTTGTGGGCCACGACACCGTGGGCATCGCGCGGCCAATGATCTCGGACAGGCTGTGGCTGACGCGAATTGGCAACGATGTCCTGGCCGGTGCGATTTCACTGGTCGAGCACAGCGTCGCCCGCTTCTTTGCGGGCGCGCTGACGCCTATCGATACGCCGGTGGCGGAGCCGGCCACGGCAGGGTTTCTGCGTCACTACTTCCCGCAACTGGCCACGGGCCTGCTGGATCGGCTTCGGCACAAGTTGAGCAGGGGGCGGCCGTTCTACTGGCAGACGGCGTACCGCATCGGCGAAGACGCGGGTGTCGCCGAACGCGCCGCGCTGGACGGCGCGCCGTTCGCAGTGCTGGAGGATGACGGCGCGCGCTTTTACGCAGACCCGTTCGTAGTCGAGCGCGACGGGGAGTGCTTTCTCTTCGTCGAGGAATATCCCTATGCCACCGCCAAGGGGGTGATTTCGGTCGCCAGGCTCGGGCCCGATGGCCGCTTCGGCGTGCCAAAGGTGGTGCTGGAAGAGCCCTACCATCTCTCCTATCCGCAGGTGTTCAGTCACGACGGGACCATGTTCATGCTCCCCGAAAGCGGTGGGGCGCGGCGGCTGGTGCTCTATCGCGCCGCCGCATTTCCCGACCGGTGGGAAGTCCACACCGTGCTGCTCGATGATATCGACATCAATGACGCCACCCTGCTGCAGCGGGACGGGCGGTTCTGGCTGTTCGGCACCGAGCGGCGCGGATCGGGCAGCGCGTCCGATACCCTGGTGGTGTTCTCGGCGCCGGACCTGCGCGGTCCCTGGTCGCCGCACAGGCTCAACCCCATCGCCATCGATCGCTTCGGCACCCGGCCTGGCGGCGCCTTCATCGAGCGGGATGGGCGAACCTTCCTGCCGGTGCAGGATGGTTCGCGGAGCTACGGCGGTGGGCTGGGGCTGGCCGAGTTGCTGCGCGTCGACGATGAGGCGGTGATGCTTTCCGCGCCAGCGCCGATCCGCGCCGGCTCGGCATGGAAGCGCAAGGGCATCCACACGCTTAACCGGGCCGGTGGAGTCGAGGTGGTGGACAGCGCCGGCTAATCAGCCTGGCGGTTCTGTCGCGGCATGCCGAAGGCCTGCCGGGGCGTACCGAAAGCCAGCAGCAGCACGAAGACGATCGTCATGATCGGCTGCTTGCCCGACAGCGTATTGTTGGACAAGGCGGCGAGCAGGAAGGTCGCCGTGCCGATCCAGGCCGCGAGCGGCGCGCCGCGCAGCAGCCGCAGCATGATCCAGCCGAAGACCCAGGTGAAAACCAGCGCCAGCGGGATGCCGAAGGTCAGCCCGATCACCACCTGGGCGCTTTCGATGAAGGGCAGGCCCAGTTCCTTGTTGACCATGGCGAGCAGGTCGGCGGGGGGCATGCCCAACAGCAGTTCCTTCCAGCCCACCATGGAAAAGACCTGGTAGACGGTGAGCCGGGCGTAGAAGTTCTCGTCGAACAGCGTCTCGCTGAAGCGGCTCAACAGGCCGCCGCCAGCCAGCAGGGCGACCATGATCGTGCCGCCGACCAGCGTCAGCAGCAGCACCACGGCCTTGGCCCGCCGCGCGTGGCGCCGCGACAGCCGGGGCCAGGGAAGAAACAGCAACAGCACCAGGATTTCGGCGACCGACAAAAGCAGGGCAAAGCGAGCGCCGGAGGCAGCACAGCCGATAAAAAGGACGAAGATGGCCAGCAGGCGCACCCAGATGCGCCAGCGCGTCAGCGCGACAAAGCCGATGGCGGTGGCACAGAGCGCGCCCAGGGCGAGCGGGTGTTCGGAAAGCCCGAGGGGTCGGAATGTCAGTTCGACCAGGTCATAGGGCAGCAGGCGCGTCTCGGTCAGCGCCTCACCGATGCCGATCACGGCGCTCAGGATCAGGATGGCCAGCACGAATTCGGCGAGGACGCGCCGCGCGTCGGGGCCTAGTGCCAGGACACTCAGGCCCGCGGCGCCGGCACAGAGATAGGTGTCGATGAGGAACACCGACGCACCGGGGCGGCCCAGGGCGAACAAGACCGCCACCAAGGCGATCATGGCCAGGCAAAACCAAAGCAAAGCCTTGAAGCGGTCGATCTCTTCACCCTGCAACCGGAACGGCCTGCTGAAGAGGGTGAGGGCCAGCATCGCGAACATGAGATAGGTGCCGAAATGCAGCTTCTCGTAGAAGGCGCCGCCTTCGGCGGAATAAGCCACTACGCGTTCCATCATCATGGGCGAGATGATGATACGCAGGGCCAGGGCCACAGCCATGCCGAGCACGAGCAGCAGCGTCAGCGCGTTCCGCCGGCGGCCTGCGGCAGGCTCGGAGGGGTCGGGGCCCACGGCCGAATAGCTCACGTTTCCACCTGAAATCCGGGTGCCGGCGGGCAGTTTAACCAAGAAAGGTCATTCCGGAAGCGACCCGGCAGGCATGCTGTATAAGGTCTTAACACTAGGCCACTTTGGAAAATGAGGCGTTAACGCCATGGTTGACATCGCTTCTCCGAACCCACACCGCTCCGGATCCCGCGCCTATGCGCGGCTCGGGAGCGAGCCGGCATGGACCCCATCGGCGCCGGCCAACAGCGGCCAGGCGGCCGCCGGTCCCACAACCGTCACGCTCGACAAGATCGGCGATTTCCTGGAGCTCGATTTCGGGCGCCTGTTCGTCTGGCTGCGCAATGGCCTGCTGCTCTCCACCGTGCTGGCGGGCACGGGCGCGGTAGCTGGCGGCGCCTATGCCGTGCTCAGCAAGCCGCGCTACACCGTCACCACCGACATCATGATCGATCCGTCCAACCTGCAGGTGGTCGAGGGTGACCTGTTTTCCCAGCCGGGGCAGGTGGACAGCCAGTTGTTGATCGCCGGCAGCAAGCTGCGGGTCCTGACGTCGCGCAACGTGCTGGCCCGCGTGGTCCAGGATCTCAACCTTGTCGACGATCCCGAATTCGTCGACCGCTCGGCGCCGCTCTTCGCCCTGCCCTTCGGCGGGGCGGCGAGCGAAAGCGAGGATGACCCTGAGGTGACGGCCCTGCGTGCGCTCAGCGAGCGGGTCTCCACCAAGGCTGACGAAAAGTCCTTCGTCGCGAGCCTTCAGGTTTCGGCGGAAGATACCGGCAAGGCCATCGCCATCTCCGACGGCATCGTCGAGGCGTTCCGCGGCGAATTGGCGGAGGCGGAAGCCGATGGCGCGTCGCGCGCTGCCGCCTCGCTCGACAGCCGGCTCGATGAACTCAAGGCCGATGTCCAGGCTGCCGAGGAGCGCGTGGAGCAATTCCGCCGCGAGAACAACCTGGCGGCATCGAGCGATGGCCAGCTGGTCAGCACGCAGACCATGAGCGCGCTCAACACGCAGGTGGTCGACGCCCAGGCCAAGTTGATCGCCGCGCAAACCAACTACGATTCACTGGTTGCGGCTGGAAGCGACGCCAATCCGTCGGTCGGCAACACGACGAGCCTACAGGCCCTGCGCGACCGCGCCGGTGCGCTGCAGCAGCAGCTGCTGGCGCAGTCGATGACCCTTGGCCCGCGCCACCCGACCATTGTCGGCCTCAACGCCGAACTGGGCGCCGTGCAGACCCAGATCGCCTCGGAAGTGGACCGGGCTGTCGCCGCGGCCAAGACCGCGCTCGACGAGGCGCAGGCCAACCTGGCGGCGCTGACGGCCCAAACGGCGAACCTCACCAGCGCGGTCTTCACCGACAATGACCTGCAGGTGCAGTTGCGCGAACTGGAACGCGACGCGGCGTCCAAGACCGCAATCTATGAGAGCTTCCTGTCGCGGGCACGCCAGATCACCGAGCGCGAGCAGATCGACACCACCAATGTGCGCGTCATTTCGACGGCCGTGCCGCCGGCCGGTCGCTCGTGGCCACCGCGGACGGTGCTGGTCATCGGCATGGGTGCCTTTGCCGGCTTGGCGCTGGGCATGATGGTGGCCGTTGCCGTCGGCATCTGGCGCGACATGCGCCGGCCGCCCGTCCCGCGGGATGCGCGATAGCCGCAGTGGGTAAACGCGTCGTCTTCCACACGGCGAGCCTGCGGGGTGGTGGCGCTGAACGCGTCTTCACCCTCATGGCCAATGCTTTGGCGGCGCGCGGGCATGCGGTGACGCTGTTCACCTGGAATGCCGAAGGCCCCAACGCGCAGCTGGTGGCAGACGATGTCGAGCTGGTCAGCCTGGGGCTGCCGATCCATGGCGAGGGCTATGGCAAGCCGGGGACATTGAAGGGCATTGCCCGCAGTGCCCGGTTCTTTGCCGAACGGAAGCCGGATGCGGTGTTTGCAGCACCGGAATTTGCCAATCTCGCCATGGCGATCGCGCTGTCGCTATCGGGCAGCAAGGCGCGGTTCTTTCCCAGCTTCCACGCGGCCGCGGGCCTCCCATCCAGCGATGTCGGCGCCAAGCTCGCCATTGTGCTGTCGCGGCTGGTGCGGTCCCGTGCGAGCCGGGCCATTGCCGTATCGCAGGGTGTTGGCCGCGACCTAGAGGCGCGCGGCTTTCCCTCGTCGCAGGTCGTGGTCATCAACAACCCCTTGCCGACAAAACTCGTGCCGGTCGCCGCAAGCTATCCCTGGCAGGCCGATATTGCCGCGATGGGCGACGGCCCGGTCGTCGCGACCGCCGGCCGGCTCGTTCCGGTCAAGGATCACCGCACGCTCATTGCCGCGTTTGCCAAGCTGCGCAGCCAGCGGCCGGCGCGGCTGGTGATTTTCGGCGAGGGTCCGCTGGAAGCAGAACTGCGCGCGCAGGCTGAGGCGCTCGGGGTCGGGCAGAGTGTGCTGCTGCCCGGTTACGTCAACGATCCCCAGGCCTGTTATCGGGCGGCGGATCTGTTCGTGCTGTCCTCGACCAGCGAAGGCTTCGGCAATGTGCTGATCGAGGCCATGGCCGAGGGCGTTCCGGTCGTCTCCACCGATGCACCGCATGGGCCGCGCGAGATTCTCGACAATGGCCGGTTCGGCGTCCTGACGCCCGTCGGCGATGTCGATGCGCTGGCAGCTGCCATCGCGCGGACGCTCGATAACCCCGTCGCACCCGAGCTGTTGTGGGCCCGCGCGTCGGACTTCGGCGTCGACCTCATTGCCGACCGTTACGAGGCGTTGTTGGATTAGTCCTGCCGACGCGGGAAGAGCTGCACCACATTGTCGGTCGACAAGGGGCGGGTTTCGGTCGGTG comes from Devosia oryziradicis and encodes:
- a CDS encoding VpsF family polysaccharide biosynthesis protein (VpsF, distantly related to oligosaccharide ligases, is encoded next to the probable flippase VpsE.); this encodes MSYSAVGPDPSEPAAGRRRNALTLLLVLGMAVALALRIIISPMMMERVVAYSAEGGAFYEKLHFGTYLMFAMLALTLFSRPFRLQGEEIDRFKALLWFCLAMIALVAVLFALGRPGASVFLIDTYLCAGAAGLSVLALGPDARRVLAEFVLAILILSAVIGIGEALTETRLLPYDLVELTFRPLGLSEHPLALGALCATAIGFVALTRWRIWVRLLAIFVLFIGCAASGARFALLLSVAEILVLLLFLPWPRLSRRHARRAKAVVLLLTLVGGTIMVALLAGGGLLSRFSETLFDENFYARLTVYQVFSMVGWKELLLGMPPADLLAMVNKELGLPFIESAQVVIGLTFGIPLALVFTWVFGWIMLRLLRGAPLAAWIGTATFLLAALSNNTLSGKQPIMTIVFVLLLAFGTPRQAFGMPRQNRQAD
- the wecB gene encoding non-hydrolyzing UDP-N-acetylglucosamine 2-epimerase is translated as MNFISQPYRNKKKLLIVFGTRPEALKCFPIARAALENPHLVTEICVTAQHREMVDSVISLTGMPVDYDLNAMQPGQTLFDVTSKVLTGMEKVLEQSKPDIVMVQGDTTTAMTAALAAFYKRIPVAHVEAGLRSHNIDSPFPEELNRRIAGDIATWHFAPTAEARDNLLAEGKDPSRIFVTGNTVIDTLLYFSDRVDTDLSLNATLASRFPFLDEGKKLLLVTGHRRENHGDGIERICTALKVLATRGDVQIVYPVHPNPQVRSVVEAQLADVPNIFLIDPQDYLPFLYLQKHSYLVLTDSGGVQEEAPSLGKPVLVLRENTERPEGVAGGTARLVGTDIDLIVSNATRLLDDPTAYRGMAERHNPYGDGRASARILKELLRDV
- a CDS encoding glucosamine inositolphosphorylceramide transferase family protein, with the protein product MDKPHLLIDLSGQPEEGDIPTLALRFDGHRQFINGLRHMLATGSLPVITTVVGHDTVGIARPMISDRLWLTRIGNDVLAGAISLVEHSVARFFAGALTPIDTPVAEPATAGFLRHYFPQLATGLLDRLRHKLSRGRPFYWQTAYRIGEDAGVAERAALDGAPFAVLEDDGARFYADPFVVERDGECFLFVEEYPYATAKGVISVARLGPDGRFGVPKVVLEEPYHLSYPQVFSHDGTMFMLPESGGARRLVLYRAAAFPDRWEVHTVLLDDIDINDATLLQRDGRFWLFGTERRGSGSASDTLVVFSAPDLRGPWSPHRLNPIAIDRFGTRPGGAFIERDGRTFLPVQDGSRSYGGGLGLAELLRVDDEAVMLSAPAPIRAGSAWKRKGIHTLNRAGGVEVVDSAG
- a CDS encoding GumC family protein — protein: MVDIASPNPHRSGSRAYARLGSEPAWTPSAPANSGQAAAGPTTVTLDKIGDFLELDFGRLFVWLRNGLLLSTVLAGTGAVAGGAYAVLSKPRYTVTTDIMIDPSNLQVVEGDLFSQPGQVDSQLLIAGSKLRVLTSRNVLARVVQDLNLVDDPEFVDRSAPLFALPFGGAASESEDDPEVTALRALSERVSTKADEKSFVASLQVSAEDTGKAIAISDGIVEAFRGELAEAEADGASRAAASLDSRLDELKADVQAAEERVEQFRRENNLAASSDGQLVSTQTMSALNTQVVDAQAKLIAAQTNYDSLVAAGSDANPSVGNTTSLQALRDRAGALQQQLLAQSMTLGPRHPTIVGLNAELGAVQTQIASEVDRAVAAAKTALDEAQANLAALTAQTANLTSAVFTDNDLQVQLRELERDAASKTAIYESFLSRARQITEREQIDTTNVRVISTAVPPAGRSWPPRTVLVIGMGAFAGLALGMMVAVAVGIWRDMRRPPVPRDAR
- a CDS encoding glycosyltransferase — encoded protein: MGKRVVFHTASLRGGGAERVFTLMANALAARGHAVTLFTWNAEGPNAQLVADDVELVSLGLPIHGEGYGKPGTLKGIARSARFFAERKPDAVFAAPEFANLAMAIALSLSGSKARFFPSFHAAAGLPSSDVGAKLAIVLSRLVRSRASRAIAVSQGVGRDLEARGFPSSQVVVINNPLPTKLVPVAASYPWQADIAAMGDGPVVATAGRLVPVKDHRTLIAAFAKLRSQRPARLVIFGEGPLEAELRAQAEALGVGQSVLLPGYVNDPQACYRAADLFVLSSTSEGFGNVLIEAMAEGVPVVSTDAPHGPREILDNGRFGVLTPVGDVDALAAAIARTLDNPVAPELLWARASDFGVDLIADRYEALLD